The proteins below are encoded in one region of Juglans microcarpa x Juglans regia isolate MS1-56 chromosome 4D, Jm3101_v1.0, whole genome shotgun sequence:
- the LOC121259019 gene encoding serine/threonine-protein kinase haspin homolog isoform X1, whose protein sequence is MGSKAGGNSSDLWAEIVATENQQQKEQVEVIYRRRRRTQKTPQDVDLKQPILSRRNGNRMSLAGEAANKRVSWNRSLSTRGRTSIAVGTCVDHQPQGKQARRKGKPALPKGKFVQPPTFEKERAYFQEVDAFELLEESPSPKNFSTWAKGTQTNNIAIPRLSSRLEKWLISRKLNHTCGPYSTLSKILETPAMPLEPICGDDLNSSNLRTPEKSSMKTNSQLLAVHSRLSSILVDKDALERDHNSQYRNLVSGSEGQRCCEDLEVAVKKLSLASTSVSFDSDQLDPFAALLAVCGQPSPSKLKDVFSKYCELGNIAKIGEGTYGEAFKASNYVCKIVPIDGDLRVNGEVQKRSEELLEEVILSRTLNCLRGCDGDVYNSCTTFIETIDLKVCQGSYDSALIKAWEDWDENNGSENDHPKEFPEKQCYVVFVLEHGGKDLESFILLNFDEARSLLVQVTAALAVAEAAYEFEHRDLHWGNILLRRNDSETLQFILEGKHMSVRTFGLLISIIDFTLSRINTGEEILFLDLSSDPDLFNGPKGDRQSETYRKMKELTDDCWDGSFPKTNVLWLLYLVDILLLKKSFERNSKNERDLRSLKKRLDKYQSAKEAIFDPFFSELLTTACE, encoded by the exons GTGGAAATTCCAGTGACCTATGGGCAGAAATCGTAGCCACTGAAAACCAACAACAAAAGGAACAAGTTGAAGTGATttacagaagaagaagaagaacccagAAAACCCCTCAAGATGTAGACTT gaAGCAGCCGATTTTAAGTCGTCGGAATGGGAATCGGATGAGTTTGGCGGGCGAGGCCGCCAACAAGCGAGTTAGTTGGAACCGGTCCCTTTCCACCAG AGGAAGGACAAGTATTGCTGTTGGTACTTGTGTGGATCATCAGCCTCAAGGGAAGCAGGCTAGACGAAAAGGAAAACCTGCTCTACCCAAA GGAAAATTTGTACAACCTCCTACTTTTGAGAAGGAGAGGGCATACTTTCAAGAGGTCGATGCCTTTGAGCTGTTGGAGGAGAGCCCCTCGCCCAAGAACTTCAGTACATGGGCCAAGGGCACTCAAACTAACAATATTGCAATACCACGTTTGTCCTCAAGACTAGAGAAATGGCTGATTTCGAGGAAATTAAATCATACTTGTGGACCTTACAGCACACTGTCGAAGATATTAGAAACTCCAGCCATGCCCTTGGAACCTATATGTGGCGATGATTTAAATTCCTCGAATTTGAGAACTCCAGAAAAATCTTCTATGAAGACTAATTCGCAGTTGCTTGCGGTCCATAGCAGATTAAGTTCGATTTTAGTTGATAAAGATGCACTTGAGAGGGATCACAATTCACAATATAGAAATTTAGTATCAGGGAGTGAGGGTCAAAGGTGTTGTGAAGATTTAGAGGTTGCTGTCAAGAAACTCTCTCTGGCATCAACGTCGGTTTCCTTTGATAGTGATCAGTTGGATCCATTTGCCGCATTATTAGCAGTTTGTGGACAGCCATCTCCTTCAAAGCTAAAGGATGTATTCTCCAAGTATTG TGAACTGGGAAATATCGCTAAAATTGGTGAAGGTACTTATGGAGAAGCTTTTAAAGCTAGCAACTACGTTTGCAAAATAGTTCCTATTGACGGAGACTTAAGAGTGAATGGGGAAGTGCAGAAG AGGTCAGAAGAATTGCTTGAGGAGGTCATTCTTTCTCGAACTCTCAACTGTTTAAGAGGTTGCGACGGTGATGTTTATAACTCGTGCACCACATTCATAGAAACAATAGA TTTAAAGGTATGCCAAGGTTCTTATGATTCTGCATTGATCAAAGCTTGGGAAGATTGGGATGAGAATAATGGTTCAGAAAACGATCACCCCAAGGAGTTTCCAGAGAAACAG TGCTATGTCGTATTTGTGTTAGAACATGGCGGCAAGGATCTTGAAAGCTTTATACTTTTGAACTTCGATGAGGCAAGGAGTTTGTTAGTTCAG GTTACAGCTGCGCTGGCTGTGGCTGAAGCTGCATATGAATTTGAACACCGAGATCTGCACTG GGGAAACATACTTTTAAGGCGGAATGATTCTGAAACATTGCAGTTCATTCTTGAGGGGAAGCATATGTCTGTCAGAACATTCGGATTGTTAATATCAATAATTGACTTCACGCTTTCAAGAATCAATActg GTGAGGAAATACTATTTTTAGACCTATCCTCGGATCCTGATCTCTTCAATGGTCCAAAAGGAGATAGACAA TCAGAAACGTATAGAAAGATGAAGGAGCTCACAGATGATTGCTGGGATGGAAG ttttcctAAAACAAATGTGCTCTGGTTGCTGTATTTGGTGGATATACTACTCCTGAAGAAATCGTTC GAACGCAActcaaaaaatga
- the LOC121259019 gene encoding serine/threonine-protein kinase haspin homolog isoform X2, producing MSLAGEAANKRVSWNRSLSTRGRTSIAVGTCVDHQPQGKQARRKGKPALPKGKFVQPPTFEKERAYFQEVDAFELLEESPSPKNFSTWAKGTQTNNIAIPRLSSRLEKWLISRKLNHTCGPYSTLSKILETPAMPLEPICGDDLNSSNLRTPEKSSMKTNSQLLAVHSRLSSILVDKDALERDHNSQYRNLVSGSEGQRCCEDLEVAVKKLSLASTSVSFDSDQLDPFAALLAVCGQPSPSKLKDVFSKYCELGNIAKIGEGTYGEAFKASNYVCKIVPIDGDLRVNGEVQKRSEELLEEVILSRTLNCLRGCDGDVYNSCTTFIETIDLKVCQGSYDSALIKAWEDWDENNGSENDHPKEFPEKQCYVVFVLEHGGKDLESFILLNFDEARSLLVQVTAALAVAEAAYEFEHRDLHWGNILLRRNDSETLQFILEGKHMSVRTFGLLISIIDFTLSRINTGEEILFLDLSSDPDLFNGPKGDRQSETYRKMKELTDDCWDGSFPKTNVLWLLYLVDILLLKKSFERNSKNERDLRSLKKRLDKYQSAKEAIFDPFFSELLTTACE from the exons ATGAGTTTGGCGGGCGAGGCCGCCAACAAGCGAGTTAGTTGGAACCGGTCCCTTTCCACCAG AGGAAGGACAAGTATTGCTGTTGGTACTTGTGTGGATCATCAGCCTCAAGGGAAGCAGGCTAGACGAAAAGGAAAACCTGCTCTACCCAAA GGAAAATTTGTACAACCTCCTACTTTTGAGAAGGAGAGGGCATACTTTCAAGAGGTCGATGCCTTTGAGCTGTTGGAGGAGAGCCCCTCGCCCAAGAACTTCAGTACATGGGCCAAGGGCACTCAAACTAACAATATTGCAATACCACGTTTGTCCTCAAGACTAGAGAAATGGCTGATTTCGAGGAAATTAAATCATACTTGTGGACCTTACAGCACACTGTCGAAGATATTAGAAACTCCAGCCATGCCCTTGGAACCTATATGTGGCGATGATTTAAATTCCTCGAATTTGAGAACTCCAGAAAAATCTTCTATGAAGACTAATTCGCAGTTGCTTGCGGTCCATAGCAGATTAAGTTCGATTTTAGTTGATAAAGATGCACTTGAGAGGGATCACAATTCACAATATAGAAATTTAGTATCAGGGAGTGAGGGTCAAAGGTGTTGTGAAGATTTAGAGGTTGCTGTCAAGAAACTCTCTCTGGCATCAACGTCGGTTTCCTTTGATAGTGATCAGTTGGATCCATTTGCCGCATTATTAGCAGTTTGTGGACAGCCATCTCCTTCAAAGCTAAAGGATGTATTCTCCAAGTATTG TGAACTGGGAAATATCGCTAAAATTGGTGAAGGTACTTATGGAGAAGCTTTTAAAGCTAGCAACTACGTTTGCAAAATAGTTCCTATTGACGGAGACTTAAGAGTGAATGGGGAAGTGCAGAAG AGGTCAGAAGAATTGCTTGAGGAGGTCATTCTTTCTCGAACTCTCAACTGTTTAAGAGGTTGCGACGGTGATGTTTATAACTCGTGCACCACATTCATAGAAACAATAGA TTTAAAGGTATGCCAAGGTTCTTATGATTCTGCATTGATCAAAGCTTGGGAAGATTGGGATGAGAATAATGGTTCAGAAAACGATCACCCCAAGGAGTTTCCAGAGAAACAG TGCTATGTCGTATTTGTGTTAGAACATGGCGGCAAGGATCTTGAAAGCTTTATACTTTTGAACTTCGATGAGGCAAGGAGTTTGTTAGTTCAG GTTACAGCTGCGCTGGCTGTGGCTGAAGCTGCATATGAATTTGAACACCGAGATCTGCACTG GGGAAACATACTTTTAAGGCGGAATGATTCTGAAACATTGCAGTTCATTCTTGAGGGGAAGCATATGTCTGTCAGAACATTCGGATTGTTAATATCAATAATTGACTTCACGCTTTCAAGAATCAATActg GTGAGGAAATACTATTTTTAGACCTATCCTCGGATCCTGATCTCTTCAATGGTCCAAAAGGAGATAGACAA TCAGAAACGTATAGAAAGATGAAGGAGCTCACAGATGATTGCTGGGATGGAAG ttttcctAAAACAAATGTGCTCTGGTTGCTGTATTTGGTGGATATACTACTCCTGAAGAAATCGTTC GAACGCAActcaaaaaatga